A genomic region of Trichothermofontia sichuanensis B231 contains the following coding sequences:
- the secF gene encoding protein translocase subunit SecF → MKLHVIQQRRFWWMISLAVILSGLIAMAISWQQFGAPLRPSLDFVGGTRLQLERDCTQPNTCQQPIDLAKVRQVVAAQGLSAGNVQLLGAERQGVSIRTTTLTVDQRTALQSALDAELGPFDPLRTQIDTVGPVIGRQLLVSGLMALIVAFAGIIAYLTLRFQFDYAFFAIVALFHDVLVTAGVFAILGLTAGVEVDSLFIVALLTIVGFSVNDTVVIYDRVRETIKQNPTGKIDAIVDASVNQTLARSINTTLTTTLPLLAILLFGGATLKFFALALIIGFIAGAYSSIFIASTLLAWWRERSEAPEGGQSVSTPQSEGESS, encoded by the coding sequence ATGAAACTGCACGTTATTCAACAGCGACGGTTCTGGTGGATGATCTCCCTAGCTGTCATCCTCAGTGGCTTGATTGCAATGGCGATTTCCTGGCAGCAGTTTGGGGCACCCCTGCGGCCCAGCCTGGATTTTGTGGGTGGCACCCGGCTACAACTAGAGCGAGACTGTACGCAGCCCAATACCTGTCAACAACCGATCGATCTGGCGAAGGTGCGCCAGGTGGTTGCTGCTCAGGGGTTATCGGCTGGAAATGTGCAACTGCTGGGGGCTGAACGTCAGGGGGTTTCGATTCGTACAACGACCCTGACGGTGGATCAACGCACGGCCCTCCAGTCGGCCCTGGATGCGGAACTGGGGCCGTTTGATCCGCTGCGGACGCAAATTGATACGGTGGGTCCGGTGATTGGTCGGCAATTGTTAGTGTCAGGGCTGATGGCCCTGATTGTGGCCTTCGCCGGGATTATTGCCTATCTAACCCTGCGGTTCCAGTTTGACTATGCGTTTTTTGCGATCGTCGCCCTTTTCCATGATGTCTTGGTCACGGCGGGGGTGTTTGCGATTTTAGGGTTAACGGCAGGGGTAGAAGTCGATAGTTTGTTTATTGTGGCCTTGCTGACGATCGTCGGGTTCTCGGTGAATGATACGGTGGTGATCTACGATCGGGTGCGGGAGACGATTAAACAAAACCCAACCGGTAAGATTGACGCTATTGTGGATGCCTCTGTAAATCAAACCCTGGCGCGATCGATCAATACCACTTTGACGACCACCTTACCGCTGCTGGCTATTCTTCTGTTTGGGGGAGCAACCCTCAAGTTTTTTGCCTTAGCCCTAATTATTGGCTTTATTGCGGGGGCATATTCTAGTATTTTCATCGCCAGTACACTGTTAGCTTGGTGGCGCGAACGCAGCGAGGCTCCCGAAGGGGGGCAGAGTGTTTCCACCCCACAATCCGAGGGAGAGTCGTCCTGA
- the secD gene encoding protein translocase subunit SecD, whose translation MQKQRLMLIFVTLLTIAALLVIVRFPTRLGLDLQGGAQLLIQVKPSEEITQVGERELAAVKAVLENRVNGLGVSEPIVQTVGTDQISVQLPGVSDPQQAERVLGGTAQLEFRKQRLGTDAQLQAELAVRQGLLAQQEQLRTSGDEAAIAANQAALERSNAAIQALFEPAQPTPLTGKYLRDAGPQPTQAGGWEVVLRFDAKGGEIFADLTKELAGTGRTLGVFLDNVLLTAPVVGPEFAETGITGGSAVITGNFDAQRANELGIQLRGGALPLPVEVVENRTVGATLGRDSVQSSIYAGVGGLILVLIFMVAYYRLPGAIADLALVLYALFTFAAFKLLGVTLTLPGIAGFILSIGMAVDANVLIFERTREELRAGKTLYRSVESGFYRAFSSILDSNVTTLIACAALFWLGSGLVRGFALTLALGVGVSMFTALTCSRTFLLTAISLPELRKPELFCPNLPKS comes from the coding sequence ATGCAAAAGCAACGTTTGATGCTCATCTTCGTGACCTTGTTAACGATCGCAGCCCTATTAGTGATTGTGCGCTTTCCCACCCGCTTGGGGTTAGATCTCCAGGGGGGCGCGCAACTGCTGATCCAGGTTAAACCCAGCGAAGAGATTACCCAGGTGGGCGAACGGGAACTGGCAGCCGTTAAAGCAGTGTTGGAAAATCGGGTGAATGGCCTGGGGGTTTCGGAGCCGATCGTTCAGACCGTGGGCACTGATCAGATCTCGGTACAGTTACCGGGCGTCAGTGATCCGCAACAGGCAGAGCGGGTTCTGGGGGGTACAGCTCAACTAGAGTTTCGCAAACAACGTCTGGGGACCGATGCCCAGTTACAGGCGGAGTTGGCTGTGCGGCAAGGGTTACTGGCCCAACAGGAACAACTACGCACCAGTGGTGATGAGGCGGCGATCGCGGCCAACCAGGCGGCCCTGGAACGGAGTAATGCCGCCATTCAAGCCCTCTTTGAACCGGCCCAACCCACCCCCTTAACCGGAAAATATCTGCGGGATGCCGGTCCTCAACCCACCCAGGCTGGGGGCTGGGAAGTGGTCCTCCGCTTTGACGCCAAAGGCGGTGAAATCTTTGCTGACCTGACCAAGGAGCTTGCCGGGACCGGACGCACCCTAGGGGTATTTCTGGATAATGTGCTGCTAACCGCACCCGTGGTGGGACCTGAGTTTGCCGAAACTGGCATTACGGGGGGCAGTGCGGTGATTACCGGTAACTTCGACGCCCAGCGGGCAAATGAACTGGGGATTCAGTTGCGCGGCGGTGCCCTGCCCCTGCCGGTTGAGGTGGTGGAAAACCGCACGGTGGGGGCCACCCTGGGGCGCGATAGTGTCCAGAGCAGTATCTATGCCGGAGTAGGGGGCCTGATTCTGGTGTTGATTTTTATGGTGGCCTATTACCGCTTACCGGGTGCGATCGCGGATCTGGCCCTGGTGCTGTATGCCCTATTCACCTTTGCCGCCTTTAAGCTGCTGGGGGTGACCCTAACCCTGCCGGGAATTGCCGGGTTTATTTTGAGTATTGGCATGGCAGTGGATGCGAATGTGCTGATTTTTGAGCGGACCCGTGAGGAATTGCGGGCCGGGAAAACCCTGTATCGATCGGTGGAATCTGGTTTTTACCGCGCCTTTTCCAGTATTCTCGACAGTAACGTGACCACCCTGATCGCCTGTGCCGCGTTGTTCTGGTTGGGATCGGGCTTGGTGCGTGGCTTTGCCCTGACGCTGGCACTAGGGGTGGGGGTGAGTATGTTTACCGCCCTGACCTGTAGCCGGACCTTCTTGCTTACAGCGATTAGTCTCCCTGAATTGCGCAAGCCCGAACTGTTTTGTCCAAATTTACCCAAGTCTTGA
- a CDS encoding alpha-ketoacid dehydrogenase subunit beta: MAEVLMFNALRAAIDEEMAHDPTVFVLGEDVGHYGGSYKVTKDLYKKYGELRLLDTPIAENSFTGMAVGAAMTGLRPIIEGMNMGFLLLAFNQIANNAGMLRYTSGGNFKIPMVIRGPGGVGRQLGAEHSQRLEAYFQAVPGLKIVACSTPYNAKGLLKAAIRDDNPVLFFEHVLLYNLKEHLPEEEYLLPLDRAEIVRPGSQVTILTYSRMRHHAMQAAKTLAQEGYDPEVIDLISLKPIDMTTIAASIRKTHRVIIVEECMKTGGIAAEVMAQIYEQVFDELDAPVLRLSSQDIPTPYNGRLESLTIVQPAQIVEAVKKMVAMQI, encoded by the coding sequence ATGGCAGAAGTGCTCATGTTCAATGCCCTGCGGGCAGCAATTGATGAGGAAATGGCTCATGATCCGACTGTCTTTGTCCTAGGCGAAGATGTTGGGCACTATGGCGGCTCCTACAAAGTCACCAAGGATCTCTATAAGAAATATGGCGAGCTGCGTCTGCTGGATACCCCGATCGCTGAGAACAGTTTTACTGGGATGGCGGTGGGGGCGGCGATGACCGGCCTGCGACCGATTATCGAAGGGATGAACATGGGGTTCCTGCTGTTGGCCTTTAACCAGATTGCCAATAATGCCGGGATGCTGCGCTATACCTCCGGGGGTAACTTTAAAATCCCAATGGTCATCCGCGGGCCAGGGGGGGTTGGCCGCCAGTTGGGGGCAGAACACTCCCAACGGCTAGAAGCCTATTTCCAGGCTGTACCCGGCTTGAAAATTGTTGCCTGCTCCACGCCCTACAATGCCAAGGGCCTGCTCAAGGCGGCGATCCGGGATGACAATCCGGTTCTCTTTTTTGAACACGTACTGCTCTACAACCTCAAGGAACATCTACCGGAAGAAGAATACCTGCTACCCCTCGATCGGGCTGAAATCGTCCGGCCCGGTAGCCAGGTGACGATCCTCACCTACTCGCGGATGCGTCACCACGCTATGCAAGCGGCCAAAACCCTGGCGCAGGAAGGTTACGATCCAGAAGTGATTGACTTGATCTCCCTCAAGCCGATCGATATGACCACGATCGCGGCTTCAATTCGCAAAACCCATCGCGTCATCATCGTCGAAGAATGTATGAAAACTGGGGGAATTGCGGCTGAAGTCATGGCCCAAATTTATGAACAGGTCTTTGATGAATTGGATGCTCCTGTCCTGCGGCTATCGTCCCAGGATATCCCCACCCCGTACAATGGACGGTTAGAAAGTTTGACGATCGTGCAACCAGCCCAAATTGTCGAAGCGGTTAAAAAGATGGTCGCTATGCAAATTTAA
- a CDS encoding HAMP domain-containing methyl-accepting chemotaxis protein — protein MSTKLYLGFATPAVALLGIGAFSLYSFYRMDHQVGTIYDDRVIPLQQLKVIADHYGFSVIDSVNKAHAGIITTEEAQQIIDQGTREIATTWAEYRQTRFTEEEEQLAQEAEALFVAVNAKLEEIRAALATGDPKQLDRYDGPLYTTLDPLVNKIQELSTLQIEVAKRERLAAAEIYQWTRTVFIIILTLALLLASPIGYFISRAVTATLKDTINKVAKATMEIASAAEQHERVAAQQAASVQQTTTTMDELNAFAQSSAQQAESVARQAQESRNLADKGTEAAQQTLNSIYYLKDKVAAIAQQILRLSEQAQQIGTISSLVSDLANQTNMLALNAAVEAVRAGEQGKGFGIVATEIRKLADQSKQSSERINLLVADIQTAINSTVVATEAGTQTVDASVATVQASSDAFAQVAQATDQVVLSGQQIALSAEQQVKAIREVLDAMHAINRAASETTSSIKQTRLGTQQLNEIVAHLQAMV, from the coding sequence ATGAGTACCAAGCTATACCTGGGTTTTGCAACTCCTGCGGTCGCGTTATTGGGTATTGGTGCATTCTCCCTGTATTCGTTTTATCGGATGGATCATCAGGTGGGCACGATTTATGACGATCGGGTAATCCCCTTACAGCAATTAAAGGTTATTGCCGATCACTATGGTTTTTCGGTGATTGATTCAGTCAATAAAGCCCATGCTGGCATTATTACCACTGAAGAAGCCCAACAAATTATTGATCAGGGTACCCGTGAAATCGCTACAACCTGGGCAGAGTACCGTCAAACTCGTTTCACAGAAGAAGAAGAGCAACTGGCGCAGGAAGCGGAAGCGCTATTTGTCGCAGTCAACGCAAAACTAGAGGAAATCCGGGCGGCGCTGGCAACCGGCGATCCGAAGCAACTCGATCGCTATGATGGGCCACTGTATACGACTCTCGATCCCCTGGTCAACAAAATTCAAGAATTAAGCACATTGCAGATCGAGGTAGCCAAACGGGAGCGGCTGGCGGCAGCAGAAATTTATCAGTGGACGCGGACGGTTTTTATCATTATCTTGACCCTAGCCCTGTTACTCGCTTCCCCGATCGGCTATTTCATCAGTCGTGCTGTTACTGCCACGCTCAAGGACACGATCAATAAGGTAGCTAAGGCCACAATGGAAATTGCCAGTGCAGCAGAGCAGCATGAACGGGTTGCGGCCCAACAGGCGGCATCGGTCCAGCAGACAACCACCACAATGGATGAGCTAAACGCCTTCGCCCAGAGTAGTGCGCAGCAGGCGGAATCAGTAGCACGGCAAGCCCAGGAATCCCGAAACCTAGCAGATAAGGGAACCGAAGCAGCCCAACAAACGCTCAACAGCATCTATTATCTCAAGGATAAGGTAGCCGCGATCGCCCAACAAATTCTCCGGTTGAGTGAGCAGGCGCAGCAAATTGGCACGATTTCCAGCCTTGTCAGTGACTTGGCCAATCAGACCAATATGTTAGCCCTCAATGCAGCTGTCGAAGCAGTGCGGGCAGGGGAACAGGGCAAGGGCTTTGGGATCGTAGCGACGGAGATTCGGAAGCTCGCCGATCAAAGCAAACAGTCGAGTGAACGCATTAACCTACTAGTTGCTGATATTCAAACGGCGATTAACAGTACCGTGGTAGCCACGGAGGCAGGCACACAAACCGTTGATGCGAGCGTGGCCACTGTGCAAGCCAGTTCGGATGCCTTTGCCCAGGTAGCCCAGGCAACCGATCAGGTGGTCTTAAGCGGTCAGCAAATTGCCCTGAGTGCTGAGCAACAGGTTAAAGCGATTCGCGAAGTTTTAGATGCCATGCACGCCATCAACCGCGCTGCTTCTGAGACAACCAGCAGTATTAAACAGACCCGCTTGGGCACCCAACAGCTTAATGAAATCGTGGCGCATTTACAAGCTATGGTTTAA
- a CDS encoding aldo/keto reductase, with protein sequence MHYRRFGKTNLELSVFSLGTMRYLGSERLAKQTIEAAIAAGINHIETAPSYGQSEIYLGQALRELNIPRSQIYLTTKVLPTSDANTLQQGIEDSLRRLQTDYVDCLAIHGINTGEHLDWITQSQGCLQVLQAAIEQRKIHHLGFSTHGSLELILAALGTQLFEFVNLHYYYFFQRHEPAIAWAAQQDIGVLIISPVDKGGQLYAPSSLLTELCQPLSPLAFNYRFLLSDPRITTLSLGAAHPEELNAALAMAERTEPLSPQESAIAARLEQHQKQVLGTDRCAQCYQCLPCPEAIHIPEVLRLRNLAVAYEMTAFSQYRYRMFENAGHWFPGRRGDRCTDCGECLPRCPEHLDIPRLLRDAHERLKGPSRRRLWES encoded by the coding sequence GTGCATTATCGACGATTTGGTAAAACCAACCTCGAACTTTCGGTGTTCTCTTTGGGAACGATGCGGTACCTGGGTTCTGAAAGGCTTGCTAAACAAACGATTGAGGCAGCGATCGCGGCTGGAATCAACCATATTGAGACCGCACCTAGCTATGGCCAAAGTGAAATCTATCTGGGGCAGGCTTTGCGAGAATTAAATATCCCGCGATCGCAGATTTACTTGACCACAAAAGTCCTCCCCACTTCTGATGCTAATACATTACAACAAGGGATTGAAGATTCCCTAAGGCGGTTGCAAACGGACTATGTTGATTGTCTGGCGATTCATGGCATCAATACCGGGGAACATCTGGACTGGATCACCCAATCCCAAGGTTGTCTACAGGTCCTCCAGGCAGCCATAGAGCAAAGAAAAATTCACCATTTGGGCTTTTCAACACACGGGTCACTAGAGCTGATTTTGGCGGCTCTAGGAACTCAGTTATTTGAGTTTGTTAATCTTCACTACTACTACTTTTTCCAACGCCATGAACCGGCAATCGCTTGGGCAGCGCAACAGGATATCGGGGTCTTGATTATTTCACCGGTGGATAAGGGGGGACAACTGTATGCTCCCTCATCCTTACTTACGGAACTGTGTCAACCCCTATCGCCGCTGGCTTTTAACTATCGGTTTCTGTTGAGTGATCCCCGGATTACGACCCTGAGTTTAGGGGCGGCTCATCCTGAAGAATTGAACGCAGCCCTAGCTATGGCCGAGCGCACGGAACCGTTGTCGCCTCAAGAAAGTGCAATTGCCGCTCGCCTAGAGCAGCATCAAAAACAAGTATTGGGCACCGATCGCTGTGCCCAATGCTATCAATGCCTGCCCTGTCCAGAAGCAATCCACATTCCGGAGGTGTTGCGGCTGCGGAATCTGGCTGTTGCTTACGAGATGACAGCTTTTAGCCAGTATCGGTATCGCATGTTTGAAAATGCGGGACACTGGTTTCCTGGACGGCGGGGCGATCGCTGTACCGATTGCGGCGAGTGTTTACCCCGCTGTCCTGAACATCTGGATATTCCTAGGTTGCTGCGGGATGCCCATGAACGGCTCAAGGGGCCTAGCCGACGGCGCTTATGGGAATCCTGA
- the gyrA gene encoding DNA gyrase subunit A, whose product MSTAPDRIVPTDLRNEMSRSYLEYAMSVIVGRALPDARDGLKPVHRRILYAMHELGLMPDRPFRKCARVVGEVLGKYHPHGDTAVYDALVRMAQDFSMRHPLIDGHGNFGSVDNDPPAAMRYTECRLQAITRDGLLEDIESETVDFIDNFDGSQQEPLVLPARIPQLLLNGSSGIAVGMATNIPPHNLGELVDGLIALIHNPAISDQELIRYIPGPDFPTGGQILGTAGIREAYLTGRGSITMRGVATIETLEVRGRPDRDAIIITELPYQTNKAALIERIAEMVNEKRLEGISDIRDESDRDGMRIVIELKRDAYARVVLNNLYKQTPLQSNFSVNMLALVNGEPQTLSLKQLLEVFLEFRVETITRRTRYELRKAEERDHLLQGLLIALGNLDQVIALIRHAADAPTARQELMDSYGLSEAQSDAILQMQLRRLTALEAEKIQQEHEELQARIADLQDILARRDRILAMIEAEVLQLKQAYGNPRRTVIEHVDGELGDTDLIANEKAIILLTEQGYIKRMPVNTFDPQSRDGRGKAGTRMKEDDGVEHFLSCCDHDSVLFFSERGIVYCLRAYQIPTGSRTSRGVPIVQLLPISHDEKITSIVSVSEFTEDEYLVMLTQKGYIKKTELAAFSNIRANGLIAISLEEGDQLRWVRRARPEDSIIIGSSQGMAIHFQVNHEQLRPLGRATRGVRSMTLREGDELVGMDILPSSVVAAIAQSDESETEEAELEELTGAEDQNLWVLVITANGYGKRVPVSQFRLQNRAGKGTIATKFKSHLSHDAMVALRSVTANDELMIITSRGIIIRQAVNAISIQSRAATGVRVQRLDEDDQIVAVALVPPSNGESEDTNGGE is encoded by the coding sequence ATGAGTACAGCCCCAGACCGGATCGTCCCAACCGACTTGCGGAATGAGATGTCCCGATCGTATCTGGAATACGCCATGAGCGTAATTGTGGGGCGGGCACTCCCCGATGCCAGAGATGGATTAAAACCAGTGCATCGCCGCATCCTCTACGCCATGCACGAGTTGGGTCTGATGCCCGATCGTCCCTTCCGCAAATGCGCCCGGGTTGTTGGGGAAGTGTTGGGGAAATACCACCCCCACGGCGATACCGCCGTTTACGACGCCCTAGTCCGCATGGCTCAGGACTTTTCCATGCGCCATCCCCTAATCGACGGCCACGGCAACTTCGGCTCCGTGGACAATGACCCGCCCGCCGCCATGCGGTATACGGAATGTCGCCTCCAGGCGATTACCCGCGATGGCTTGCTTGAGGATATTGAATCGGAAACCGTTGACTTTATCGACAACTTCGACGGCTCGCAGCAGGAACCCCTGGTGCTGCCCGCCCGTATTCCCCAACTCTTGCTCAACGGCTCCTCCGGCATTGCCGTGGGGATGGCTACCAACATCCCCCCCCACAATTTAGGCGAACTGGTCGATGGTTTGATCGCCCTGATCCACAATCCCGCCATCAGCGACCAGGAACTCATACGCTATATTCCCGGACCCGACTTCCCCACGGGCGGGCAAATTCTTGGGACTGCTGGGATTCGCGAAGCCTACCTCACGGGACGCGGTTCAATTACCATGCGGGGGGTAGCCACGATCGAAACCCTAGAGGTACGGGGTCGTCCCGATCGCGACGCCATTATTATTACCGAACTGCCCTACCAAACCAACAAGGCGGCCTTGATTGAGCGCATCGCCGAAATGGTGAACGAGAAACGCCTGGAAGGGATTTCCGATATTCGCGATGAGAGCGATCGCGATGGGATGCGGATTGTAATTGAACTCAAACGGGATGCCTATGCGCGGGTAGTGCTGAATAATCTTTACAAGCAAACACCCCTCCAGTCCAACTTCAGCGTCAATATGTTGGCCCTGGTCAATGGTGAACCCCAAACCCTATCCCTCAAACAGCTCCTGGAAGTCTTCCTGGAATTCCGGGTAGAAACCATTACCCGCCGTACCCGCTACGAACTGCGCAAGGCAGAGGAACGGGATCACTTGTTGCAGGGGTTACTCATTGCCCTGGGTAATTTGGATCAGGTGATTGCCCTGATTCGCCATGCCGCCGATGCCCCCACCGCCCGCCAGGAACTCATGGATTCCTATGGTCTGAGCGAAGCCCAATCCGACGCAATCCTGCAAATGCAATTACGGCGTCTGACCGCCTTGGAAGCCGAAAAAATCCAACAGGAACATGAAGAACTACAAGCACGTATTGCTGATTTACAAGACATTCTGGCCCGACGCGATCGCATCTTAGCAATGATTGAAGCCGAAGTCTTGCAACTCAAGCAGGCCTACGGTAATCCTCGCCGGACCGTGATTGAACACGTGGATGGTGAGCTAGGGGATACTGACCTGATTGCCAACGAAAAGGCAATTATCCTCCTCACCGAACAGGGTTATATTAAACGGATGCCAGTGAATACCTTTGATCCCCAAAGTCGGGATGGTCGCGGCAAAGCGGGAACCCGTATGAAGGAAGATGATGGGGTTGAACATTTTCTCAGTTGCTGCGATCACGACAGCGTGTTGTTCTTCTCAGAACGAGGTATTGTCTACTGCCTGCGGGCCTACCAAATTCCCACCGGATCGCGCACCTCACGCGGGGTTCCCATTGTCCAATTGCTCCCGATTTCCCACGATGAAAAAATAACTTCGATCGTCTCCGTTTCTGAATTTACGGAGGATGAATACTTGGTTATGCTCACCCAGAAGGGGTATATCAAGAAAACCGAGCTAGCCGCCTTTAGCAATATTCGCGCCAACGGGCTAATTGCCATTTCCCTGGAAGAGGGAGATCAATTACGTTGGGTACGCCGCGCCCGTCCAGAAGACAGCATCATCATCGGCTCCTCCCAGGGCATGGCGATTCACTTCCAGGTCAACCATGAACAATTGCGTCCCCTGGGGCGGGCCACACGGGGGGTGCGATCGATGACCCTCCGCGAAGGGGATGAACTGGTTGGGATGGATATCCTACCCAGTAGTGTGGTAGCCGCGATCGCCCAGAGTGATGAGTCAGAAACCGAAGAAGCCGAATTAGAGGAACTAACCGGGGCTGAGGATCAAAATCTGTGGGTGCTGGTGATTACGGCCAATGGCTACGGTAAACGGGTGCCCGTCTCTCAATTCCGTCTACAAAATCGGGCGGGCAAGGGTACGATCGCCACCAAGTTCAAATCCCACCTGAGCCACGATGCCATGGTCGCCCTGCGATCGGTCACGGCAAACGATGAACTGATGATCATCACAAGCCGCGGAATTATTATTCGGCAGGCGGTGAATGCGATTTCAATCCAATCCCGTGCGGCAACTGGGGTACGGGTACAGCGTTTGGATGAAGACGATCAAATTGTGGCCGTTGCCCTGGTTCCTCCCTCCAATGGGGAATCTGAGGACACCAATGGGGGTGAGTAG
- a CDS encoding DUF389 domain-containing protein: MVRPFAEILHGGPVDVGEVQRVREILIFERQQFAPKLIKFACLLVLAACIATFGLLGDSVAVIIGAMIVAPLMLPIMGLAFSIGIGDRQSMINTLLVSLTGIAMAVTVGFVLTLPIAGVIHPEAIQQIMVRTSPHLLDLMAALATGLAGAFAIARKDVSDTLPGVAIAISLVLPWRMWGFCWR, translated from the coding sequence ATGGTCAGGCCATTCGCTGAGATCTTGCACGGGGGACCTGTGGACGTTGGGGAGGTGCAACGGGTTAGAGAGATTTTGATCTTCGAGCGGCAGCAATTCGCACCTAAACTTATTAAGTTTGCCTGTCTGCTCGTGCTGGCTGCCTGCATCGCAACCTTTGGCCTTCTAGGTGACTCGGTGGCCGTCATCATCGGTGCGATGATCGTAGCCCCGTTGATGCTACCGATCATGGGGTTGGCGTTCAGCATTGGTATTGGCGATCGCCAATCAATGATCAACACATTGCTCGTCAGCCTCACGGGGATTGCGATGGCGGTGACGGTGGGATTCGTCCTGACGCTGCCGATTGCTGGGGTTATCCATCCGGAGGCCATCCAGCAGATCATGGTCCGCACGTCACCACACTTACTCGATCTCATGGCGGCACTAGCCACAGGCTTGGCAGGAGCCTTCGCGATCGCCCGTAAGGATGTTTCTGACACGCTGCCCGGTGTGGCGATTGCGATATCGTTGGTGCTCCCCTGGCGAATGTGGGGATTCTGTTGGCGCTAG
- a CDS encoding DUF362 domain-containing protein, which yields MTAVSLLRADSYDLPALRVAIEDLLAPLGGMGAFVRPGDRVLLKPNLLTGSRPTAECVTRPEVVACVAALVREAGGEPFLGDAPAFGSARGVAIANGYQPWLESLNLPVVEFRGQRYETVSETFNHLRLSKEAMSADRVINLPKVKSHCQLTVTLGVKNLFGCVPGKMKAWWHLEAGKDAARFGEMLVETARAIGPDLTIADGIMAHEGNGPSGGEPRFLGILGAAANVFALDRAWVEILQVNPAQVPTVAASQRLGLCPDLATVDFPLLHPSALVVNDWRLPDRMIPIDFGIPRILRSSLKHLYIRFIQEPLHLYVGH from the coding sequence ATGACTGCTGTAAGTTTGCTCCGTGCCGATTCCTATGATCTTCCGGCCCTGCGGGTTGCCATTGAAGACTTGTTGGCTCCGTTGGGCGGGATGGGGGCTTTTGTGCGACCCGGCGATCGGGTGTTGCTCAAGCCCAACCTGCTCACGGGTTCTCGACCCACGGCGGAATGTGTCACCCGACCTGAAGTGGTGGCCTGTGTGGCAGCATTGGTGCGCGAAGCGGGGGGGGAGCCGTTCCTGGGGGATGCGCCTGCTTTTGGCTCGGCACGAGGAGTGGCGATCGCTAATGGCTATCAACCCTGGTTAGAATCGCTCAATCTGCCCGTGGTGGAATTCCGGGGCCAGCGCTACGAAACCGTGAGCGAGACGTTCAATCACCTGCGCCTGTCGAAGGAGGCCATGAGTGCCGATCGCGTCATCAACCTGCCGAAGGTGAAATCCCACTGTCAACTGACCGTTACTTTGGGGGTGAAAAATCTGTTTGGCTGTGTTCCTGGCAAGATGAAGGCCTGGTGGCACCTGGAGGCTGGCAAAGATGCGGCCCGGTTTGGAGAAATGCTGGTGGAAACAGCACGGGCGATCGGGCCAGATTTAACGATCGCGGATGGCATCATGGCCCATGAGGGGAATGGTCCTAGTGGGGGTGAGCCCCGTTTTCTCGGCATCCTGGGGGCAGCGGCGAATGTGTTTGCCCTCGATCGTGCCTGGGTTGAGATTCTCCAGGTAAACCCAGCCCAAGTGCCTACGGTAGCAGCCTCCCAACGGTTAGGGTTATGTCCAGATTTAGCAACTGTGGACTTTCCGCTCCTGCATCCATCAGCGTTAGTGGTTAATGATTGGCGACTGCCCGATCGCATGATCCCGATTGACTTTGGGATACCCCGTATCCTGCGATCGTCTCTGAAACACCTGTATATTCGGTTTATTCAGGAACCCTTACATCTCTATGTAGGCCATTGA
- a CDS encoding Uma2 family endonuclease translates to MLATASPYTITWEKLPDDFVLPDDPVDNINQPTLAAALTESLQLAGKLPATALTPTNYGICAKVNDRFVVKAPDWAFIPHITVDRAEVFRSYTPHLQGEIPAIVLEFLSDTDGTEYSVKETYPPGKYFYYEQILQVPNYGIFEPVTGQLELYRLQESGQYKLTAPDEEGRFWIPEMQLFLGVWQGSRENRPGYWLRWWDEQGNLLLWGTERVALEQQRTEQERQRAEQERQRADRLLAQLRAAGIEPED, encoded by the coding sequence ATGTTAGCCACCGCTTCCCCCTACACAATTACCTGGGAAAAGTTACCCGACGATTTTGTACTACCGGATGATCCTGTGGACAACATCAATCAACCGACTTTAGCCGCTGCCTTAACGGAAAGCTTGCAATTAGCAGGCAAATTACCGGCAACAGCACTCACCCCCACCAACTACGGCATCTGTGCCAAGGTGAACGATAGGTTTGTGGTCAAGGCTCCGGATTGGGCCTTTATTCCCCACATTACGGTTGATCGTGCTGAGGTATTCCGCAGTTATACGCCGCATCTTCAGGGAGAGATTCCCGCGATCGTGTTGGAATTTCTCTCGGATACGGACGGCACCGAATATTCAGTGAAGGAGACCTATCCACCGGGGAAATATTTCTATTACGAGCAGATTTTGCAGGTACCGAATTACGGGATTTTTGAACCTGTCACCGGGCAACTAGAACTCTATCGGCTTCAGGAAAGCGGCCAGTATAAACTCACCGCGCCGGATGAGGAAGGGCGCTTTTGGATTCCAGAGATGCAATTGTTCCTGGGGGTTTGGCAGGGCAGCCGGGAAAACCGCCCCGGTTACTGGCTGCGGTGGTGGGATGAGCAGGGGAATTTGCTGCTGTGGGGAACGGAACGGGTGGCCCTGGAGCAACAACGCACGGAACAGGAACGCCAACGCGCCGAGCAGGAACGTCAACGGGCCGATCGCTTACTAGCGCAATTACGGGCGGCAGGGATTGAGCCAGAAGATTAG